One region of Faecalibacter bovis genomic DNA includes:
- the queA gene encoding tRNA preQ1(34) S-adenosylmethionine ribosyltransferase-isomerase QueA, translating to MKTSDFDFNLPEELLAEHPAENRDEARLMVVHRDTGEIEHRLFKDVIEYFDEGDVMIRNNTKVFPARLMGNKEKTGANIEVFLLRELDAETRLWDVLVDPARKIRIGNKLFFDNDDTLVAEVVDNTTSRGRTLRFLFDGSYEEFRAKLKELGETPLPKYILRDVEPEDAERYQTIYAKHEGAVAAPTAGLHFSKHLLKRLEIKGVDFAELTLHIGLGTFIPVEVEDLSKHKMESEQVIIPQESVDLVNNAIDNKKKVCAIGTTTMRSIESSVSADGHLNAYDGWTNKFIHPPYDFSIANCMITNFHTPKSTLIMMISAFAGHDLTMKAYNEAVKEGYKFYSYGDAMLIL from the coding sequence ATGAAAACCTCCGATTTCGATTTTAATTTACCTGAAGAATTATTAGCGGAACACCCAGCTGAAAATAGAGATGAAGCTCGTTTAATGGTTGTTCACCGTGATACCGGAGAAATTGAACATAGATTATTCAAAGACGTAATCGAATACTTCGACGAAGGTGATGTTATGATTCGTAACAACACAAAAGTTTTTCCTGCTCGTTTAATGGGTAATAAAGAGAAAACTGGGGCTAATATCGAAGTTTTCTTATTAAGAGAATTAGATGCAGAGACTCGTTTATGGGATGTTTTAGTAGATCCAGCTCGTAAAATTCGTATCGGAAACAAATTATTTTTCGATAATGACGATACATTAGTTGCGGAAGTTGTTGATAATACTACTTCTCGTGGACGTACTTTACGTTTCTTATTTGATGGATCTTACGAAGAATTTCGTGCAAAATTAAAAGAACTTGGAGAAACTCCACTTCCTAAATATATTTTACGTGACGTTGAACCAGAAGATGCAGAGCGTTACCAAACAATCTACGCAAAACACGAAGGTGCTGTTGCAGCTCCAACGGCTGGTTTACACTTCTCTAAACACTTATTAAAACGTTTAGAAATTAAAGGTGTTGATTTTGCTGAATTAACTTTACATATTGGTTTAGGTACTTTTATCCCAGTTGAGGTTGAAGATTTATCTAAACATAAAATGGAATCTGAGCAGGTAATTATCCCTCAAGAATCTGTTGATTTAGTTAATAATGCAATTGACAATAAAAAGAAAGTTTGTGCTATTGGTACAACAACAATGCGTTCTATTGAGTCTTCTGTTTCTGCAGATGGTCATTTAAATGCATACGATGGTTGGACAAACAAATTTATCCACCCACCATACGATTTCTCTATTGCAAACTGTATGATTACGAATTTCCATACGCCAAAATCTACTTTAATTATGATGATTTCAGCTTTTGCTGGTCACGATTTAACGATGA
- a CDS encoding TlpA family protein disulfide reductase produces MKNLLIGGIMFIFFISCNTTETKDLIDENIENVNSVHIENDTKFEDIALEKAPNFTLFDNNGVKKSLSDYKGKLIYMDIWATWCGPCRVQIPAIKELEKKYSDKGIVFLSVSIDPEKNKEKWIRMVKDEEMSGEQLYAGVTSSSFGLDYKVKFIPRFIIISPKGDILMHNAPQPMDFVTRSINPEIEHIFDLYINSNL; encoded by the coding sequence ATGAAGAATTTACTTATTGGAGGTATTATGTTTATATTTTTTATAAGTTGTAATACTACTGAAACGAAAGATTTAATTGATGAAAATATTGAAAATGTAAATTCAGTACATATTGAAAACGACACGAAATTTGAAGACATCGCCTTAGAAAAAGCTCCTAATTTTACGTTGTTCGATAATAATGGTGTAAAGAAATCTTTAAGTGATTATAAAGGTAAATTAATCTACATGGACATTTGGGCAACATGGTGCGGGCCATGCCGTGTTCAAATACCAGCAATAAAAGAATTAGAAAAAAAATATAGCGATAAAGGAATTGTATTTCTTAGTGTATCTATAGATCCTGAAAAAAACAAAGAGAAATGGATAAGAATGGTTAAGGATGAAGAAATGTCTGGAGAGCAATTGTATGCAGGTGTTACCAGCAGTAGCTTTGGATTAGATTATAAAGTTAAATTTATTCCACGTTTTATCATCATCTCACCAAAAGGTGATATTTTAATGCATAATGCGCCACAACCTATGGATTTTGTAACAAGAAGTATAAATCCAGAAATTGAACATATTTTTGATTTATATATTAATAGTAATTTATAA
- a CDS encoding PorT family protein: MNKKFYLLLTLVTFPLAAQNKYEKGYIIDLNNKTIPVEISYQDWARNPNEIEVKHNGEIKKYTPKTIKEFGLDNGINYVSYNGNIDKSSQFYNRISEIKQPEWVEISTFLKTTVNGPSKLYVHDNNTTITYFFSKEDGDIKPLIYKIYRDNQTTTKKNEQFKNQLRSNVYCGDVNLNKVNYSKNSLEKYFIDYNSCITNGEFQHRQDVITKNKIEFGIQAGIRSEKNYVNYPVYEASHNFSAVSPTFGINAEYQFPFLQNRYALAMEANYFHFKRQDVQANSRFGLAVERKIIEIPLGLQYYVMNDTDHKLFVGAFYNIKLDLANSNYTEVVYSESSKTDIDNISSFSLGAGYQWKNIGVKARYNINSKFDVGEYMKGETSSISLNLFYKFKKLEF; the protein is encoded by the coding sequence ATGAATAAAAAATTTTACTTACTACTTACTTTAGTTACATTTCCATTAGCTGCTCAAAATAAATATGAAAAAGGATATATTATTGATTTAAATAACAAAACTATTCCAGTTGAAATATCTTATCAAGATTGGGCAAGGAATCCAAATGAGATTGAGGTTAAACATAATGGGGAAATTAAAAAATATACACCAAAAACAATCAAAGAGTTTGGTTTAGACAATGGGATTAACTACGTAAGCTATAATGGGAATATTGATAAATCGAGCCAATTTTATAATCGAATTTCAGAAATCAAACAACCAGAATGGGTTGAAATTTCTACCTTTCTAAAAACTACCGTAAATGGGCCTTCTAAATTATATGTACATGATAATAACACAACTATTACATATTTTTTTAGTAAAGAAGATGGTGATATTAAACCATTAATTTATAAAATATATAGAGATAATCAAACTACAACAAAAAAAAATGAACAATTTAAGAATCAATTAAGATCTAATGTTTATTGTGGTGATGTGAATTTGAACAAAGTAAACTACAGTAAAAATTCGTTAGAAAAATATTTTATTGATTATAATTCTTGTATTACAAATGGTGAATTTCAGCATAGGCAAGATGTAATTACAAAAAATAAAATTGAATTTGGAATTCAAGCAGGAATTCGTTCAGAGAAAAATTATGTTAATTATCCTGTTTATGAAGCTTCTCATAATTTTTCAGCGGTATCTCCAACTTTTGGTATTAACGCGGAATATCAATTTCCATTTTTACAGAATCGTTATGCGTTAGCGATGGAAGCTAATTATTTTCACTTCAAACGTCAAGATGTTCAAGCAAATTCTCGATTTGGATTAGCGGTTGAACGTAAGATTATTGAAATTCCTCTTGGTTTACAATATTATGTCATGAATGATACAGATCATAAATTATTTGTAGGAGCATTTTATAATATTAAATTAGATTTAGCTAATTCTAATTATACAGAAGTGGTGTATTCAGAATCTAGTAAAACAGATATTGATAATATTTCTTCTTTTAGTTTAGGTGCAGGATATCAATGGAAGAATATTGGTGTTAAAGCTAGATATAATATAAATTCTAAATTTGACGTAGGCGAGTATATGAAAGGTGAAACATCATCAATTAGTCTGAATTTATTTTACAAATTTAAAAAACTTGAATTTTAA